A single region of the Lactobacillus xylocopicola genome encodes:
- a CDS encoding HAMP domain-containing histidine kinase gives MRTMKRTKSKKETKHTSLIVHWVSVLALTIMVSFIVFSVVIYSFVGQQSMIQQKETSKEMVVKLNENLKQIPTELEIANVVPALSPSARKIMQGDPAISENVHSSSAFSDDLLSSLTNPDLNVVVYNLEKEVVFDNGGEIPKFKSFQGNYLMEKKNQKRQQYLLTYQKVRSVRTGQVTGYIVVANKMSYYNGLMKELLTWMTRISVIAIVFFAVVAFVIVRGIVKPLKEMSRVALEVNDDPNSTARIKDFHRHDELQELAVSFNQMLDRMQRYIDQQKEFVGDVSHELRTPVAVIEGHLNMLERWGKDDPEILNESITASLQEADRMQHLIQEMLDLTRAEQINVQYPNAVTKVADVLKRVVGDLAMVHQDFVIRLDMDDLPEDTEIQIYQGHLEQLLVVLIDNGIKYSTDRKELNISAGLGQAEVQIIVQDFGEGISKEEQKKIFNRFYRVDKARTREKGGNGLGLSIAQKLVTSYHGKISVDSVVDQGSQFVIVFPALTKSQAARLRKREATGNAQSK, from the coding sequence ATGAGGACGATGAAAAGAACTAAAAGCAAAAAAGAGACCAAACATACGTCATTGATTGTGCACTGGGTAAGTGTGTTGGCATTGACGATTATGGTCTCTTTTATTGTATTCTCAGTAGTTATTTACTCCTTTGTGGGACAACAGTCAATGATCCAACAAAAGGAGACATCAAAAGAAATGGTGGTTAAGCTCAATGAAAATTTAAAGCAAATCCCGACTGAGCTTGAGATTGCCAATGTTGTTCCAGCACTGAGTCCTTCTGCTCGAAAAATTATGCAGGGTGATCCAGCAATTAGTGAAAATGTGCATAGTAGCAGTGCCTTTAGTGATGACTTGCTTTCCTCGCTGACTAATCCTGATTTGAACGTGGTTGTTTATAATTTGGAAAAAGAGGTGGTCTTTGATAATGGCGGTGAAATTCCGAAATTCAAAAGTTTTCAGGGCAACTACTTGATGGAGAAAAAAAACCAGAAAAGGCAACAATACTTACTAACTTATCAAAAAGTTAGGTCAGTCAGGACAGGCCAAGTGACGGGTTACATTGTTGTCGCCAATAAAATGTCATACTACAACGGCTTGATGAAGGAGCTGCTAACTTGGATGACACGTATCTCAGTAATAGCAATTGTTTTCTTTGCGGTGGTGGCCTTTGTTATTGTGCGCGGAATAGTTAAGCCGCTCAAGGAGATGTCCCGGGTGGCGCTTGAAGTCAATGATGACCCAAATAGTACGGCCAGAATTAAGGATTTTCATCGCCACGATGAATTACAAGAACTGGCTGTCTCGTTTAATCAGATGCTTGATCGCATGCAGCGGTACATTGACCAGCAAAAAGAGTTTGTGGGGGATGTTTCTCACGAGTTACGGACACCAGTGGCAGTCATTGAAGGACATTTAAACATGCTTGAACGTTGGGGCAAGGATGATCCCGAAATTTTGAATGAATCAATCACGGCTTCCCTTCAAGAAGCGGACCGGATGCAACATTTAATTCAAGAAATGCTTGACTTGACCCGGGCCGAACAGATTAATGTGCAGTATCCGAATGCAGTTACCAAGGTTGCGGATGTCCTCAAACGTGTTGTTGGAGACCTGGCCATGGTGCACCAGGACTTTGTCATTAGGCTTGATATGGATGACCTACCAGAAGATACAGAAATTCAAATTTACCAGGGGCACCTGGAACAACTATTGGTGGTTTTAATTGATAATGGTATCAAGTATTCCACTGATCGCAAGGAGCTGAATATTTCCGCCGGTTTGGGTCAAGCAGAAGTTCAAATTATTGTTCAGGACTTTGGTGAAGGTATTTCTAAAGAAGAACAAAAGAAAATTTTCAACCGCTTCTATCGGGTGGACAAAGCCAGAACGCGTGAAAAGGGCGGAAATGGTCTAGGCTTGTCGATTGCTCAAAAATTAGTGACGAGTTACCATGGCAAAATTAGTGTGGACTCGGTAGTTGATCAAGGTAGTCAATTTGTAATTGTCTTCCCCGCCCTAACTAAGTCACAGGCTGCGCGCTTGCGTAAGCGTGAAGCAACGGGGAACGCGCAAAGTAAATAA
- a CDS encoding TrmH family RNA methyltransferase, protein MEKISSVNNKLIKDLVKLKQKKYREETGLYLIEGFHLIEEALKANRTYVYLLGTSAALSQAETAYQADLTSKKVIQINEAIVHHLTSTKNPQNIFMVLKVGQPKHYPFDFGKWVLLDDLADPGNVGTIIRTVDAAGFDGVVLSPLSVDLYNPKTQRAMQGSQFHIELLVQDLGETIAALKGNGIPVYASMLDTAAQELPDFRPVPQLGLVIGNEARGVTPAIARNCDEKLYIPIKGQAESLNAAVAAGIMIYHFA, encoded by the coding sequence ATGGAAAAAATTAGTTCAGTTAACAATAAACTGATTAAAGACTTAGTAAAATTAAAGCAGAAAAAATATCGGGAAGAGACGGGGCTTTACTTAATTGAGGGTTTTCACTTAATTGAGGAGGCCTTGAAGGCCAATCGGACTTACGTTTATCTCTTAGGAACGTCAGCAGCCCTGAGTCAAGCAGAAACTGCTTATCAAGCCGATTTAACTAGTAAAAAGGTAATTCAAATTAACGAGGCAATTGTTCACCATTTAACTAGCACTAAAAATCCCCAAAATATTTTTATGGTGTTGAAAGTGGGGCAGCCTAAGCATTATCCGTTTGATTTTGGCAAGTGGGTCTTGCTTGATGACTTGGCTGATCCGGGTAATGTCGGTACCATCATTCGGACAGTAGATGCAGCAGGTTTTGATGGGGTCGTTTTGTCACCGCTAAGTGTTGATCTTTATAATCCTAAAACCCAGCGTGCAATGCAAGGTAGTCAGTTTCACATCGAGTTGCTTGTTCAAGATTTGGGTGAGACAATCGCGGCCCTTAAAGGCAATGGCATCCCTGTTTATGCTAGTATGTTAGACACAGCAGCCCAGGAATTACCAGATTTTAGGCCCGTCCCGCAGCTTGGCTTAGTAATTGGGAATGAAGCCCGCGGTGTAACACCAGCAATTGCCCGTAATTGTGATGAAAAATTATATATTCCCATTAAAGGACAGGCAGAATCATTAAATGCGGCAGTAGCTGCGGGTATTATGATTTATCATTTTGCCTGA
- a CDS encoding response regulator transcription factor, translating into MAKILIVEDEKNLARFVELELKHEKYDTVVESNGRRALELALNENFDAILLDLMLPDLNGLEIARRVRQVKSTPIIMMTARDSVIDRVSGLDHGADDYIVKPFAIEELLARLRAVLRRVKIEKEASDDTIEKKVVKFKDLTIETANRIVRRGDGKAVDLTKREYNLLMTLIKNKNNVVSRDQLLSKIWGPGSNIETNVVEVYVRYLRNKIDIPGRQSYIKTVRGTGYMVRDEDDEKN; encoded by the coding sequence ATGGCAAAAATTTTAATTGTTGAAGACGAAAAGAACTTAGCTCGCTTTGTTGAATTGGAATTAAAGCATGAAAAGTATGATACGGTTGTTGAAAGTAATGGACGTAGAGCCCTAGAGTTAGCTTTAAACGAGAATTTTGATGCAATTCTACTCGATCTAATGTTACCTGATTTGAATGGATTAGAAATTGCCCGTCGGGTTCGTCAAGTTAAGAGTACGCCAATTATTATGATGACCGCCAGAGATTCAGTCATTGACCGGGTTTCTGGCTTGGATCACGGTGCTGATGATTACATCGTTAAACCATTTGCGATTGAAGAACTCTTGGCACGCCTGCGTGCAGTTCTGCGACGCGTTAAGATTGAAAAAGAGGCCTCTGATGATACGATTGAAAAGAAGGTCGTTAAGTTTAAGGATCTGACCATTGAAACTGCTAATCGAATTGTGCGTCGCGGAGACGGCAAGGCGGTTGATTTGACTAAGCGGGAATATAACTTGCTGATGACCTTAATCAAGAATAAGAACAATGTTGTTAGTCGCGATCAGTTGTTATCAAAAATTTGGGGTCCTGGTTCAAATATTGAAACCAATGTGGTTGAAGTTTATGTGCGCTACCTGCGTAACAAAATCGATATACCGGGTCGACAATCATATATCAAGACTGTCCGCGGTACCGGATATATGGTAAGAGATGAGGACGATGAAAAGAACTAA
- a CDS encoding acylphosphatase — protein MSFFKPSRPAQKSNGIPVESWQLTVAGIVQGVGFRWSVLTLAKQLGLAGNVRNNADSTVTITLQTSLDRVNQFCSELPRNVSPMARISSIKKEKLTNVSKIHGFHVLY, from the coding sequence ATGAGTTTTTTTAAGCCATCACGGCCAGCGCAAAAGTCCAACGGAATTCCGGTAGAAAGCTGGCAATTGACTGTTGCTGGTATTGTCCAGGGGGTAGGCTTTCGCTGGAGCGTATTGACCTTGGCTAAACAACTGGGTTTAGCCGGCAATGTCCGCAATAACGCTGATTCAACCGTAACCATCACTTTACAGACAAGCCTGGACCGCGTCAACCAATTTTGTAGTGAGTTACCTCGAAATGTTTCACCAATGGCACGGATTTCTAGCATTAAAAAAGAAAAATTAACAAATGTCAGCAAAATACACGGTTTTCATGTATTATATTAA
- the yidC gene encoding membrane protein insertase YidC, whose protein sequence is MKKYRKYLGLAVLTVTVMLVLTGCAQSGSAANKPPTDVFYGTIFRFIGKPLQNIMLYFSSAIGGANGAGWAIILMTFVVRMVLLPLMLNQQRKSTTQQEKIARLQPQMKLIQETMKRKDLTQDQQMTLAGWQRSLYSQNNLSITGGMGCLPLIIQFPIMIGIYQAVMYSKFLANSTFFGISLSERSIAVTIVATIFAFVQGYISLIGIAPEQKKQMQSMMLLNPVMTLFISMSVSGSVALYWAAGNFFTVIQQVIVTFIIMPKVKKEVDEELKHEPIKEIVSAAKIEALLNQQTSAPEPAEHDQKAHENLRNRNKGKQKRR, encoded by the coding sequence ATGAAAAAATATCGTAAATATCTCGGATTGGCTGTCCTCACGGTAACAGTCATGTTAGTTTTGACTGGTTGTGCGCAAAGTGGCAGTGCTGCTAATAAACCGCCTACAGATGTCTTCTATGGAACAATCTTCAGGTTCATTGGCAAACCTTTACAAAATATTATGCTTTATTTCTCAAGCGCCATTGGCGGCGCCAATGGGGCTGGCTGGGCCATTATTCTCATGACTTTTGTCGTCAGAATGGTGCTTTTGCCGCTGATGCTGAACCAGCAAAGAAAGTCAACAACTCAGCAAGAGAAGATAGCTCGTCTGCAGCCCCAGATGAAATTGATTCAGGAAACAATGAAACGCAAAGACTTGACCCAGGACCAGCAAATGACTTTGGCTGGCTGGCAACGTAGTCTCTATTCACAAAACAACCTGTCTATAACGGGGGGAATGGGGTGTCTCCCGCTGATTATTCAGTTTCCGATTATGATCGGGATATACCAAGCCGTAATGTATTCCAAGTTTTTGGCTAACTCTACCTTCTTTGGTATCTCACTGAGTGAGCGATCTATTGCCGTGACAATTGTAGCCACCATCTTTGCCTTCGTTCAAGGCTATATTTCCTTGATTGGAATTGCCCCCGAACAAAAGAAGCAAATGCAGTCCATGATGTTGCTGAACCCTGTAATGACCCTCTTTATTTCAATGTCAGTTTCGGGTTCAGTCGCTTTATACTGGGCCGCTGGTAACTTCTTCACAGTCATCCAGCAAGTAATCGTTACTTTCATTATTATGCCGAAGGTAAAGAAAGAGGTCGACGAAGAGCTAAAGCACGAACCAATTAAGGAAATTGTCTCCGCCGCCAAGATTGAGGCTCTGCTCAACCAGCAAACTAGTGCGCCGGAACCAGCCGAGCATGACCAAAAGGCACATGAAAACCTGCGCAACCGCAACAAGGGGAAACAAAAACGCCGGTAA
- a CDS encoding winged helix-turn-helix transcriptional regulator, which produces MAQDVKKQEIGDCSAVDYESCNHFINAFKIIGKKWNGLIISSLCAGDYMRFKELTSCVLDCSDRVLVERLKELEKADIVKRSVDRETNIISYGLTKKGAELKPVFDQIHDWADKWV; this is translated from the coding sequence ATGGCTCAGGATGTAAAAAAACAGGAAATTGGCGATTGTAGCGCTGTTGACTATGAATCATGCAACCATTTTATCAATGCGTTTAAAATTATTGGCAAAAAATGGAATGGCCTGATTATCAGTTCGCTCTGTGCCGGTGACTATATGCGTTTTAAAGAGTTGACCAGTTGCGTTTTGGATTGCTCCGACCGGGTGCTAGTCGAACGACTTAAAGAACTCGAAAAAGCAGATATTGTCAAACGGTCGGTTGATCGTGAGACTAATATTATTTCATATGGCTTAACCAAAAAGGGTGCAGAGCTCAAGCCGGTCTTTGACCAAATTCATGATTGGGCGGACAAGTGGGTTTGA
- a CDS encoding DUF177 domain-containing protein has translation MLAIKFSQVKNNAAAAIKVTDKVEIRPEFLARSQKLIYQVKDIQLTGVFFYEEPYVTGNYQVKADLVVPSSRSLKPVPYQADFTFRENYTEAEIPAKKLEESEITLVKVDHDTIDLQTAVEDNILLHLPTTILTAAEEEQGQYPSGAGWSVISEAEYAEDRKERINPAFAKLKELLKQDINDKT, from the coding sequence ATGTTAGCAATTAAGTTTTCTCAAGTAAAAAACAATGCTGCAGCAGCAATTAAAGTAACAGACAAAGTAGAAATCCGCCCTGAGTTTTTGGCTCGAAGCCAGAAATTAATCTATCAGGTGAAAGATATTCAATTGACCGGCGTGTTTTTCTATGAGGAGCCGTATGTAACCGGAAATTATCAGGTTAAGGCAGATTTGGTGGTACCTTCAAGCCGAAGTTTAAAACCGGTCCCTTATCAAGCTGATTTTACCTTCAGAGAAAACTATACTGAAGCCGAAATACCGGCTAAAAAGCTTGAAGAGAGCGAAATTACGCTGGTCAAGGTGGACCATGATACAATTGACTTGCAAACGGCAGTAGAAGATAATATTCTATTGCACCTACCCACTACCATCCTCACTGCAGCCGAGGAGGAACAGGGGCAATACCCAAGTGGTGCGGGCTGGTCAGTTATTTCGGAAGCAGAATACGCTGAGGACAGAAAAGAGCGGATTAATCCGGCTTTTGCCAAGCTTAAGGAGTTGTTAAAGCAGGATATTAACGACAAAACATAA
- the pheT gene encoding phenylalanine--tRNA ligase subunit beta has translation MLVSYQWLQDFLKLEQDPQDLGEEITRTGVEIAEVKHPEAGLKKLVVGHITDCQPVEGTHLNVTQVDVGERDLYQIVCGAPNVAAGEDVVVALPGARIAGNVKIKKGKLRGIESNGMICGLQEIGFADNLVPEKYHDGIYVFPQAAGLKPGQAVFTPLGMDDYIFDFDITPNRADTLSMEGAAYEVGAIVDEAVKVEDVLLKADGPDWTEDFSAQVDPQLAPKFYLRKISGLKIGDSPLWMQRRLWNAGIRPINNVVDVTNYVMLLTGQPMHTYDARAFASNKLVVRQAASGEKLTLLNDKEVDLDPNDIVITNGDQVVMLAGVMGGLNSEIKDDTTDIILESAIFDPTLIRKAALRHANRTEASSRYEKGVNWDATERALDMAAMLLRNEASGQVAAGVITASAEKRQPVQIKTTVSYINKVLGTELAASEMMRIFARLGFKAQSAADELTVNVPARRWDIAIAADLVEEVGRLYGYDNIVSTQPALAESHGGYSASEEVLRHIKNLVEGQGMLEAISYSLTSPEKAVSYTKLPKQPVQIQLPLNSSRSTLRQNLLTGLVDAASYNMARKQNQLALFEQGRVYDLDGGTYNEHEHLAGLYSGNAYFENWQHDNEKIDFYYVKGQLTNLFRALGINLKEVSYRAAVIPGMHPTRTAAIYLKEQYAGMVGMLSHMVTRSNKALSGSELYGYELDLDTIIPMILNPKTVAHTAPKFPAVERDLSILVDQEIVNQKIESVINASGGKYLYDLRVIDVYQGPHIADDKKSIAYRLTFLNEQDTLTEGVVAEAMDAITSSLEEELQAEIR, from the coding sequence ATGCTAGTATCATACCAGTGGCTGCAAGATTTTTTAAAGTTAGAGCAGGATCCCCAAGACTTGGGCGAAGAAATCACGCGGACCGGTGTCGAAATTGCCGAAGTGAAGCACCCTGAAGCCGGCTTAAAAAAACTAGTTGTCGGCCATATCACTGACTGCCAACCAGTCGAAGGCACCCACCTGAACGTTACGCAAGTTGATGTTGGGGAAAGGGACCTTTACCAAATTGTCTGTGGTGCTCCAAATGTGGCGGCGGGTGAAGATGTGGTAGTTGCTTTGCCTGGTGCTCGAATTGCCGGTAACGTTAAGATCAAAAAGGGCAAGTTGCGTGGCATTGAGTCGAATGGGATGATTTGCGGCTTACAGGAAATCGGCTTTGCTGATAACTTAGTCCCAGAAAAATATCATGATGGGATTTACGTTTTCCCGCAAGCTGCTGGACTTAAACCAGGTCAAGCGGTATTTACTCCGCTTGGGATGGATGACTATATTTTCGATTTTGACATTACTCCCAATCGAGCTGACACGCTTTCGATGGAGGGTGCGGCCTATGAAGTAGGGGCAATCGTCGATGAAGCAGTCAAAGTTGAAGATGTGCTGTTAAAGGCAGACGGCCCCGATTGGACGGAAGATTTTTCGGCGCAAGTTGATCCGCAACTTGCCCCTAAATTCTATTTGAGGAAGATCAGTGGCCTCAAAATTGGCGATAGTCCACTTTGGATGCAAAGGCGCTTGTGGAACGCTGGCATTAGACCGATTAACAATGTAGTCGACGTGACTAACTACGTGATGTTGTTAACCGGTCAGCCAATGCACACTTATGATGCACGGGCGTTCGCTAGTAACAAGTTGGTAGTGCGCCAAGCCGCTTCCGGTGAAAAGTTGACGCTCCTTAATGACAAGGAAGTTGATCTTGATCCTAATGACATTGTGATTACCAATGGTGATCAGGTAGTGATGTTAGCTGGGGTGATGGGCGGACTTAATTCTGAGATTAAGGACGATACCACCGATATCATCTTAGAATCAGCGATTTTCGATCCGACGCTAATCAGAAAGGCAGCTCTACGTCATGCTAACCGGACAGAAGCTTCCAGCCGCTACGAAAAGGGCGTTAATTGGGATGCTACGGAGCGGGCACTAGATATGGCTGCGATGCTGCTGCGCAATGAGGCTAGTGGTCAAGTGGCCGCAGGCGTAATTACTGCTAGTGCTGAAAAACGGCAGCCAGTTCAAATCAAAACTACCGTATCATATATTAACAAGGTCTTAGGAACTGAACTGGCTGCTAGTGAAATGATGCGAATTTTTGCCCGGTTAGGTTTCAAGGCGCAGTCTGCAGCTGATGAGCTGACTGTCAATGTACCTGCCCGGCGCTGGGACATTGCCATTGCTGCTGACTTGGTAGAAGAAGTTGGACGGCTGTACGGCTATGACAATATTGTATCGACTCAGCCAGCTCTAGCTGAAAGCCACGGTGGTTATTCTGCTAGTGAAGAAGTCCTCAGACACATCAAAAATCTGGTAGAGGGCCAGGGCATGCTTGAAGCAATTTCATATTCGCTGACTTCACCGGAGAAGGCTGTTTCTTACACCAAGTTACCAAAGCAGCCAGTCCAGATACAGTTGCCGCTGAATTCTAGTCGATCTACCTTGCGCCAAAACCTCTTAACGGGGTTGGTTGATGCTGCGAGTTACAACATGGCGCGCAAGCAGAATCAGTTAGCCCTGTTTGAACAAGGCCGGGTATATGACTTGGATGGGGGCACTTACAATGAACACGAACATTTAGCTGGACTTTATTCCGGAAATGCCTATTTTGAAAACTGGCAACACGATAATGAAAAAATTGATTTTTATTATGTCAAAGGACAGCTTACTAACCTATTCCGTGCTCTGGGGATCAACCTAAAGGAGGTTAGTTACCGGGCTGCCGTTATTCCGGGAATGCATCCCACTAGAACTGCTGCTATTTATCTAAAAGAGCAGTACGCTGGGATGGTCGGCATGCTTAGCCACATGGTGACGCGTTCCAATAAAGCGCTAAGTGGTAGTGAGCTTTACGGCTATGAGTTGGATTTGGATACAATTATCCCAATGATTCTTAACCCCAAGACAGTGGCCCATACAGCCCCGAAATTCCCAGCGGTTGAGCGTGATTTGTCCATTTTAGTTGACCAGGAAATAGTTAACCAAAAGATTGAGTCGGTGATTAATGCAAGTGGTGGTAAGTATCTTTATGATTTGCGGGTAATTGATGTTTACCAAGGTCCGCATATTGCTGATGACAAGAAAAGTATCGCTTACCGGCTGACTTTTTTGAATGAGCAGGACACCTTGACTGAAGGTGTCGTAGCCGAGGCGATGGATGCAATTACCAGTAGTTTAGAAGAAGAACTACAGGCAGAAATTAGGTAA
- the rsfS gene encoding ribosome silencing factor, with translation MTNKEILAFTLKAISDRHGEDTTAYDMQGYSILADYYVVTSAGSNRQLHAIANAIIDEAHKADFYNYRVEGNSESNWLLLDLGDVVVNVFTAEARDFYNVEKLWTDGKKLALEEE, from the coding sequence TTGACTAATAAAGAGATTTTAGCCTTCACATTAAAAGCAATTAGTGACCGCCACGGCGAGGATACCACTGCTTATGACATGCAGGGTTATAGCATTTTGGCGGATTACTATGTTGTCACCAGTGCAGGTTCAAATAGACAATTGCATGCAATTGCTAATGCCATTATTGACGAAGCGCACAAGGCTGACTTTTATAACTACCGGGTTGAGGGGAATAGTGAATCTAACTGGCTTTTGCTTGATCTTGGTGATGTTGTTGTCAATGTCTTTACTGCGGAAGCCCGTGATTTTTATAATGTTGAAAAACTATGGACTGATGGCAAAAAGCTAGCATTAGAGGAAGAATAG
- a CDS encoding nucleotidyltransferase has product MSVVGIIAEYNPFHSGHEFLMNKARYLAGSKDPIIVVMSGNYVQRGEMAIMDKWSRAQAALASGADLVFELPFSTSVEPADLFALGSIDQLVKLGVSDLVFGVEDATQNFAYLGSKIAEIPHSHMDFSDYSQTYSTQYNQMVAREVGHEVNEPNSILALAYAVANHNLGSPLTLHPINRVGAGHDDLLQNKQIVQSASAIRNIILHKHTSDELEQWMPPQEVQLLSQQKSYPNWNLLFPFLKYRIESASLEELHEVYQMSEGLEYKMKQEIHRAQNFTNFLRRVKSKRYTYSRLRRLCLYTLLNVRQTDMIASFNQESLLLLGYSKLGRKYLKQTRKETTADIISKVDQKNTKSGSLCLQLRVDRLYEQILATDQNFGRRPLEV; this is encoded by the coding sequence ATGAGTGTTGTCGGAATTATAGCCGAGTACAATCCTTTTCATAGCGGGCACGAATTTTTGATGAATAAAGCGCGCTACTTAGCTGGCAGTAAGGATCCAATCATTGTTGTAATGTCGGGAAACTACGTTCAAAGGGGCGAAATGGCAATTATGGACAAGTGGTCGCGCGCCCAAGCGGCACTTGCTAGTGGCGCTGACCTCGTTTTTGAGTTGCCTTTTTCGACTTCGGTTGAACCAGCTGACCTGTTTGCCCTTGGCAGCATTGATCAGTTGGTCAAATTAGGGGTTAGTGACCTGGTCTTTGGGGTTGAAGATGCCACCCAGAATTTTGCTTATTTGGGCAGTAAAATTGCTGAAATTCCGCATAGTCATATGGACTTTAGTGACTATAGTCAAACCTATTCAACCCAGTATAACCAGATGGTTGCGCGTGAAGTGGGCCATGAAGTTAATGAACCTAACTCAATCTTAGCACTTGCATATGCGGTAGCTAACCATAACTTGGGTTCCCCCCTGACACTTCATCCGATTAACCGGGTAGGTGCAGGCCACGATGACTTGTTGCAGAATAAGCAAATTGTTCAGAGTGCTAGTGCAATCCGTAACATTATTTTACATAAACATACAAGTGATGAATTGGAGCAGTGGATGCCTCCGCAAGAAGTGCAGTTATTATCCCAGCAAAAAAGTTATCCCAACTGGAATTTGTTATTTCCTTTCTTAAAGTATCGGATTGAATCGGCCTCCCTTGAGGAGCTACACGAAGTCTATCAGATGAGTGAGGGCTTGGAATACAAAATGAAACAAGAAATTCATCGAGCCCAGAATTTTACAAATTTCTTGCGTCGAGTTAAATCAAAGCGTTATACTTATTCCAGGCTACGTAGGCTATGCTTGTATACTTTATTAAATGTTAGACAAACAGATATGATTGCCAGTTTTAATCAGGAATCGTTGCTTTTACTTGGATATAGTAAACTTGGCCGGAAATACTTGAAACAAACCAGAAAGGAAACTACTGCTGATATTATTTCTAAGGTTGATCAGAAGAATACCAAGAGCGGCTCCTTGTGCTTGCAATTGCGGGTGGATCGTCTATACGAACAGATATTAGCAACTGATCAAAATTTTGGTCGGCGTCCGTTGGAGGTTTAG
- the pheS gene encoding phenylalanine--tRNA ligase subunit alpha codes for MDLFERLKELRDQGLGEIDQAKSEEMLNDVRVKLVGRKGELTKILHSMKDIEPGRRREIGQQVNKLRDLFNTRLDHAKSELVKALIEKQLEQEKVDVTLPGRVAHLGSKHPINIILDDLEKYFIGMGYEVVQGPEIETDHYVFEMMNLPKDHPARDMQETFYIDPERLLRSQTSGDQARALEKFDFSKGPLKMVGPGKVYRRDDDDATHSHQFMQMEGMLIDENITMGDLKGTLEMMAKHVFGQDRQTRLRPSYFPFTEPSVEMDVSCFNCDGKGCAICKHTGWIEVLGAGMVHPNVLENAGVDSSVYGGFAFGVGLDRFAILKYGIDDIRDFYTNDVRFLEQFCQEER; via the coding sequence ATGGATTTATTTGAGCGACTGAAAGAGTTGCGTGATCAAGGGCTGGGCGAAATTGACCAGGCTAAAAGTGAAGAAATGCTGAATGACGTGCGCGTCAAGCTAGTGGGACGTAAAGGCGAATTAACTAAAATTTTGCATTCGATGAAAGATATTGAGCCTGGTCGTCGCCGTGAAATCGGTCAGCAGGTAAACAAGCTACGTGATTTGTTCAATACACGGCTTGATCATGCTAAGAGCGAGCTAGTTAAGGCTTTGATTGAAAAACAGCTTGAGCAGGAAAAGGTTGATGTAACTTTGCCGGGCCGGGTAGCCCACCTCGGCAGCAAACACCCAATCAACATTATTTTGGACGATTTGGAAAAGTATTTTATTGGAATGGGTTACGAAGTAGTCCAAGGACCAGAAATCGAAACAGACCATTATGTGTTTGAAATGATGAACCTGCCTAAGGATCACCCTGCCCGCGATATGCAGGAAACTTTTTATATTGATCCAGAAAGATTACTGCGATCACAGACTTCGGGGGATCAGGCCCGGGCTTTAGAAAAGTTTGATTTTTCTAAGGGGCCCTTGAAGATGGTCGGACCAGGTAAAGTATACCGCCGAGATGACGATGATGCGACGCACTCTCACCAGTTCATGCAAATGGAAGGTATGCTGATCGACGAAAATATTACGATGGGTGATTTGAAAGGTACGCTGGAAATGATGGCCAAGCATGTCTTTGGTCAGGATCGCCAAACACGGTTGCGGCCCAGTTATTTTCCTTTTACTGAACCGTCAGTTGAAATGGATGTTTCGTGCTTCAACTGCGATGGTAAGGGTTGTGCTATTTGTAAGCATACCGGTTGGATTGAAGTTCTAGGTGCCGGTATGGTTCATCCAAATGTTTTGGAAAATGCTGGAGTTGATTCGAGTGTTTATGGCGGTTTTGCCTTTGGTGTCGGCTTAGATCGGTTTGCCATCCTTAAGTACGGCATTGATGACATTCGCGATTTCTATACCAATGATGTTCGCTTCTTAGAACAATTCTGTCAGGAGGAAAGATAA